The Acinetobacter defluvii genome includes a region encoding these proteins:
- a CDS encoding GGDEF domain-containing protein, giving the protein MENERSHLHQILSNVDFIQSLRSVEKLDLVSFISKLPVPVAILEFDSRLLVVNQQFADIFQSDALFLNGKLLSAFSSSLYADFELALEKFATGEKQVDFEFYSKGHFYLSYFKAMYSADQQINAVILVCADVTRLKRREKVLLLNNQKLHDHLFIDHITGLPNKMAFDQYLQEKLVENLADKYTFLKIDLDHFKKFNQLHSYTQGDHVLMEIGNILDDELNPDHARIFRLNSSSFVIVIKDMTSWAVFTLAERLKMRIFQENITIQDQQNDVLTACIGIYHLALPYRAHDILQQLDLAVRHAKQQGANSIYVLNG; this is encoded by the coding sequence ATGGAAAATGAAAGATCACATCTTCATCAGATTCTTTCAAATGTAGATTTTATCCAAAGCTTAAGAAGTGTTGAAAAACTAGATTTAGTTTCTTTTATTTCAAAGTTACCTGTACCTGTTGCTATTTTAGAGTTTGATTCTCGTTTGCTCGTTGTTAATCAGCAATTTGCTGATATTTTTCAAAGTGATGCTTTATTTTTAAATGGTAAGTTATTAAGTGCATTTTCTAGCAGTTTATATGCTGATTTTGAGCTTGCATTAGAAAAATTTGCAACAGGTGAAAAGCAAGTTGATTTTGAATTTTATTCTAAAGGTCATTTTTACTTGTCTTATTTTAAAGCAATGTATAGTGCGGATCAGCAAATTAATGCTGTGATATTGGTTTGTGCAGACGTGACCCGTTTAAAACGTCGTGAAAAAGTATTACTGCTAAATAATCAAAAACTGCATGATCATTTGTTTATTGATCATATTACGGGTTTGCCAAATAAAATGGCATTTGATCAATATCTGCAAGAAAAACTCGTTGAAAATTTAGCAGATAAATATACTTTTTTGAAAATTGACTTAGACCATTTTAAAAAGTTTAATCAACTGCATAGCTATACCCAAGGCGATCACGTCTTGATGGAAATCGGTAATATTTTGGATGATGAGTTAAATCCAGATCATGCACGTATTTTTCGTTTAAACTCATCAAGTTTTGTGATTGTTATTAAAGATATGACCTCTTGGGCAGTATTTACCTTGGCTGAACGTTTAAAAATGAGAATCTTCCAAGAAAATATTACCATCCAAGACCAGCAAAATGACGTATTGACTGCATGTATTGGTATATACCATTTGGCTTTACCTTACCGTGCGCATGATATTTTGCAACAGCTTGATTTGGCGGTGCGCCATGCTAAACAACAAGGGGCTAATTCTATTTATGTTTTAAATGGCTAA